The sequence ACGAAACGTCCGCTTGAGCTATAGAGCGGCTTTCCGGAAGAGGAAATCCAGCTTTTCGTGCCGTCTGGCCGATCGACGAAGAAAACGAAATTCGCGAACGGGATCTGTTGCCCCATCGTCGCACTGTGTTCGCGCAAAGCCGCTTCCGACATGCCGGTCACATCGCATTCGGACAAACGACGGCCGAGGAAATCCGACGCCGGACGGCCGACAATTTTTTCGAACGCCCCCGATACATATGTAAACCTCTGATCTGCATCGGTTTCCCACAAATAATCGAAGACAATCTCAGCATGGTCCCGGAAGCGGGCCTCGCTACGGGCCAGCAAGCCGATCTGACGAAGCGCCAGGAAGAGCGCACCGGCGAACAGGGTATTGACGAAAAGCACGGGGATCATCGGGCTTACGAGCCCCGAACTCGAGCCATGCGCCCTCACCTCCAGGCGATAAACCTGGTCGAGAACCGTCAGTTCGTGAGACAGGCTAGAGACGACCGGCTTATCCGGGGTATTCGACTGTTCGGCCACGAACGCGTCTCCATGATAGAGACCGACCGAAATCCGGCCACGAGGATCGAGCGCCGCGATGCTGTCGACGAGGTCGTTGAACCGAAGAACGACATTGACCAGCCCCAACGTCTCGCCCCCGCGCGCAACGGGGAAATAGCCCGCGAATCCGCGCCCGCCTTGCAAAAGCGTGACCGGACCCGTCGCATGCGGCCGTCCGTCCTTGCGAACCGCCGCTATTACGCTCCCCGGTCCATCCAATGCACTCAGGTTCCGGTCCTTGACCGCCTCGTTCCCTTCCAGAGGAACAATCCAGCGCGCGACCCCTTCGCGATCGACCCAATTCACCGCCTGGACGCCACTGAAATTCTCGTGGAACGCCCTCGCCAGTTTCACGAATTGTGCCTCTTCGACCGTCGCGTCTGACATCGCCAATTGCGCAACCAGTCCGGCGATCGAACGAAACCGCGTGTCGAGGTAGTTCTGAAGGTTCTGCGCGATGTGGGCACGGGCGAACGCATGCTGCGCGGCCCGCTCCTCATTGTCACGCGCCTCGATCATAAGTTGCGCATATAACGCGGCTGCCAAAACGACAACGAAAGCAAGCGCCGATATCGCGGCCGGCGCGCGCGTCACCCGCTCGCTGAAAAATGACGAGAGCCGGTTCTTTTGCTTGGTGTGACCTGGCACGATCGCGAGCTTTCCGTTCCTGCAGACCAAAACGTTGGATCGATAGAGATCGCGATGCTGTCTGCCTTTTTCGACTATCTCCGGATAAGCTTAACGAAAGGTTTTCCAACCGGTACTAGCGCGCCCGATTGCGCACTCTCTAACTAAAAAAAGCATCCAGGCGCCCTTGGCGAAAGGCCCGAACGGCAAAACGGGCCGGGTCGCCGGCCAGCCCCGCCGCCATCTCAAGCGGCCAGACCTCCCCGAACAGCCTTGCCGCCAGCAGTTCAGCCGCCAATGGCGCAGTGACGAACCCGCGCGAGCCGAGCCCACCGAGCACGAGAATGTTCGATGCCGGAAGGAGAGGTCCTCCGCGCGGAACCGGTTTCGCGAAAGCCGACCGCAGATCCATTCCGTCCGGCACCGCGCCGAACAACGGCACCCGGTCCGGCGTCACGGCCCGCAGCCGCGCACGGCCAGCCCAGGTCGCATCCGGACTGGAGACAAAAGCCGACAGACAGGGCGGAAGGTTGGAATGGTTGCGCCGGTGATCCTCATCGGTCACCGCATCTTCCCATCCCGGGCCGATCCGGTTCACTGGATCGTGCGTCGCCCCCAGGAGACGGATGCCGTCCCGCACAGGCGACAGATAACCGCCCCAGGAAAGTGCGCATCTGAGTTGGTCGTCCTGCCCGGGCGCCGGGACCATTGAGAGCTGGCCGCGCACGGGCGCGAGCGGAAGCCAATCGCCAGCGGAAAAGCTTCCGTTCTCAATGCCGGCCGCAAGAATCACCGTATCGGCCTCACCAAGAATGTCACCACGATCGTCAAGCAGCCTCAAACCGCTTCCGGTCCGCGCCAGACTGTCGACACGGCGGGCGACACACGGAGTCCCCTCCATCCAATCGCGGAGCAACTTTTCCGTCCCGAGGAGTCCCGCATCGGCATGGAAAAGTCCCGGGCAGTCCAGTTCCACTCCGGCGACATCGCTCGCTCCCGCGGCATCCAGAAGTTCGGCGCGGGCGGCCGGATGCCAGTCATGTCCGCGCGCCTTCTCCGCCCGGACGAACGATGCCTCCTGCTCGAGCATGACCAGAACGCCGACCGGGTCCCAGGCATCGCTTCTGCCATATTGCTCGACCGCATAACGGTAGGCCGCAGCATGGAACCTGGCGGCCGGGCTGTCGCCCGCATCCATGCGCGGCATGACGAGCGCCAAGGGATTCCCCGAGGCCCCCGATCCGACGCCGCCGGCATCGTAGAGATCGGGCGTAACCCCTCGCCGCCGAAACGCGCGGACCAGCGACGCGCCGGCAATGCCGCCGCCGACGATGGCGATACGCATGTTCCGGCCGCGCTCCACCACCGGCGAAACCAGCCGTGCAAAGTCGGTTTGCCCGGCAGGCGCATTGTCTTGTTTCCGAGCCACGGACATCTCGCGCTTGCGCCCGAAGCCCGGGATTTTGGTGACCTCGAATCCGGCGGCGGCCAGCCCCCGGCGCACCGCCCCCGCCGACGTGAAGGTGGCAAGCGTGCCGCCCTTGGCAGTCAAGCGCCCGATCCCCGTCAGCACCTCCTCGCGCCACATCTCCGGATTGCGCGAAGGGGCGAAGCCGTCGAGGAACCAGGCATCGATGCGGGCCTTCAGTTTCGGGAGCAAGGCTCCTGCCTCGCCAACGGCGAGTGTCAGGACGATTCCCCACTCCTCGAAGTGAACGCGGTGCAGCCCCGGCACCGGATCAGGATAGCGTTCGGCCAGCGCGCCGGCGACCTCGGCGATTTCGAGCCACCGTTCGAGCGCGCGGCGGCACTCCCCGGCGGCGAGCGGAAAGCCCTCTATGCTCACATAATGCAATAGCGCGCCGGGCGAGCGCGTCCGGCGCCAGAGATCGGCGACCGCGCAGAAATTGAGACCGGTCCCGAAGCCGGTCTCGCCAATGGTGAAGGAATCCCGCCCGACCCAGGCGTCCGGAAGTCCGTTTCCATCCAGAAAGACATGACAGGTCTCGGCGAGGCCGTCCTCGGCGGAGAAATAGACGTCGCCGAACCGCTCCGAAAACGGGAGAGATCCTTCCTGCCAACTCAGGTTCGGGGAAATGGTCCGGCCCTCCTTGTCCGGCGGGCCGCGTCGCCCGTTCAGCTCTCCGGCGCCTCGACTTCGTAGGTCTTGAAATTCGCCGGCGCAACGACCTCGATCAGCTCGAGATCCTCGGAATGTTCTATTTCGCGATGTTTGATCATCGGTGGCTGCAAAACACAATCGCCCTCCTTGATCATGTGCACGCCCTGCCCTTCATATTCGAACTTCGCCCAGCCCTTCAGGACGTAGAACATCTGGAACGTACAGTCATGCACGTGCCAGGCACCGGTGGCGTTGTGTCCGTCCCGCGCCTTGATGACATGAGAGACCACATCGCCTTTGGAGGCGTCCTCGATCCCGAGATCGCGATATTCGAAATAGCTCCGGAGCCCACGCGCGACGAACGGATGCTCATCCCCGACGTGATGCAGGAACTCGTGTTTTTCCGTCATGTTTTTCCTCCCACTGACTTTGGAATCAGTCTAGCGTTCGCTCGGTGCCGGCCTCAAGCGAAGCCGCATCGAAACAGGCCTTCAGGCCGGAACAATGAAAAGTCGGAGAATGATATGTCGGACTCGGATGCGGGAGTTCTGCCGGACGACGAACAGAAACGCGTTGCGCTGAAACTCATCCTCGAGGCCTGGGACGAGGCCGTGGACCAGGGCTGCGCTCCGGAGATGGTCGCCTCATCCGCAATCTTTGCGGCCCTGACCGATATGATCGAGAATTACGGCGAGCAGGCCGTCGCGGACATGGTGGCCGAATGGCCCGACCGGATCCGCGAAGGAGAATTCACGCTCGCGTCGAAGTAACACCGGACCGGCCAACGAGTCCGGATGGCAAATAAACAAGGCTTGGGGAGAAGCGCATTGAAGGACGGGGATTTCACCGGTCGCTCCGCGATCGTGACGGGCGGCGCGAAGGGCATCGGCCTTGCCGTTGCCAAACGCATTCTGGAGCGCGGGGGCAAGGTCGCCCTTTGGGACGTGGATGCGGACGCGCTCGCGGCCCGTGTCTCGGAACTCGGAAATCCTTCGGGTCTGTCGGCGGCGACGGTCGATGTCAGTTCGGAAGCGAGCGTGGCCGTCGGTCACGCCAATTCGGTCGGCGCCATCGGACCGATCGACCTGCTGGTCAACAGCGCCGGCATCATCGGACCGACGGTTCCGACCACCTCCTACGCGTTGCCGGATTGGAAACGGGTCATCGATATCGACCTGACGGGCGTCTTTCTATGCTCGAAAACCATCGCACCTGGCATGGTCGAGCGCGGCTTCGGGCGGATCGTCAACATCGCCTCGATCGCCGGCAAGGAAGGCACGCCGAACGCCCCGGCCTACAGCGCGGCGAAAGCCGGCGTAATCGCTTTCACCAAGGCGATGAGCAAAGAGCTTGTGAATACCGGCGTCCTCATCAATTCCATCGCGCCCGGACCGATTGAAACCGAGATGGTTGCGAACGCGGACCCGAAGCATGTCGAGATCATGATTTCGAAATGTCCGATGGGACGCCTCGGCACCGCGGAGGAAGTCGCCACCATGGTGTGCTGGCTGCTCTCGGAGGACTGCACCTTCAATACAGGCGCCTGTTTCGACCTGTCCGGCGGCCGCGCCGTCTACTGACCCCGGAGAGACCCAGTTCCATGTTCGACTGCCTGACAGATGCCGTCGCCAGCCGCCCGCACCTTCGCCATATCGGCCGCTACATGCGGTCGGCTTTCTTGCTCGAGGTCGGCGACACGCCCTATCACGTCACGGTCGAGAACGGCGCCGTCAGCGCCGTCGAGGTGGGCCCCTTCAAGATGCGGAGCTGGGACTTCGCCATTCGTGCGCCGCGGGAGGTCTGGGAGACATTCTGGTCCGACGCACCGCCGCCGGGCTATCAGGACCTCTTCGCGATGACCCGCTACGGACATGCCCGGCTTGAAGGCAACACCGCGCCGCTGCTGCACAATCTGCGCTACGTGAAGGAACTGCTCGCGCTTCCCCGGACCCTGCGTCAGGAGGCGGGGAAATGAGCGCCAGGATCGAGCCGATTGCCGGCCGTTACGTGCATCTCGAGATCGAGGGCCGACCCTACCGGATCTATTTCGAGGAAGCCGGCAGCGGTATCCCCCTGCTCTGCCTGCACACCGCGGGGGCGCATTCGAGCCAGTACCGGCATCTGATGTGTGATGGCGCTGTCACCGACCGGTTCCGGGTCATCGCCTTCGACCTGCCGTGGCATGGCAAGTCGAACCCGCCGGAAGGCTGGCAGGACGAGGAATACAAACTGACCAGTAGCTTCTATGTCGCCGCCGTCGAGGCCTTTACCGAAGCGCTCGACCTCGATCGCCCTGTGGTGATGGGCTGCTCAATGGGTGGCCGGGTCGTCGTTCGTCTTGCGCTTGAGAAGGGCGCCGCGCTCCGGGCCGTTATCGGCCTAGAAGGCTCGGACCATCCCTCGCCCTGGTATGACAACAGCTGGCTGGAAAGCCCGGAGTTCCTGCGCGGAGATTTCTGCGCCGCCCTCGTCTCCGGCCTCGTCGCGCCGCAAAGCCCGGACGAGTTCCGCTGGGAAACGCTCTGGCACTACTATCAAGGCGGCCCCGAGGTCTTTAAGGGCGACATGCATTTCTACCGCACCGACAGCGACTATGCGCGCCAGAGCGCAACCATAGACACCAGGGTCTGCCCGGTCTTCCTGATGACGGGCGAATACGACTATTCCTGCACGCCGGAGGACACGATCGAGACCGCCAAGCGCATTCCCGGCGCGGAAGCGATCATCATGAAGGAGATGGGTCACTTCCCGATGTCGGAAAACCCCGACGCCTTCCGCGAACAATTGCTGCCCGTTCTGGCGCGGATCGCCGGGAAGGAGTGAGATGACGGTCGAGAGCGAAATTCGGGACCGCCCCTACTGGAAATCCACGCCGCTCGAGGAAATGAGCGGCGAGCAGTGGGAAGCACTCTGCGACGGCTGTGGAAAATGCTGTCTGGTGAAGCTGATCGACGATGTGACCGACGAGCTGCATTACACGGACGTCGCCTGCAGGCTGCTCGACTGCCATTCCTGCCGCTGCAAGGATTACCCGAACCGAAAGGCCAAGGTGCCGGATTGCGTGATCCTGACGCCGAAACTTCTCGAGGATCTCGTCTGGATGCCCTCGACCTGCGCCTACCGGCTGGTCAAGGAAGGCAAGGACCTGCCGTTCTGGCATCCTCTCGTCTGCGGCGATCCCGAGATGGTGCACGAAGCCGGGATTTCGGTCCGGGGACGCGCCGTCTCGGAGGATCTGGTGCCGGACGAGCAACTTATAGAACACATCGTCGAATGGGCCGAATGACTGAAAGCGGGGCACATCCCCCTTTTATCAATGGAGAAGCGACCCCACTTTTGGACGGGAGAAAGGGGGCTGATATGAGCCGAGGCATGTGGATACTGGCCGCGCTACTGGCCGTGATCGCAATGGCGACGATCTATCAGGAGGAGTTCGGCGGCGGCGTCGACCGGCCATGGGCGGCCTGCAAGGAAAGCATGGTCCAGCAATGGCTTTCCGGGAACTGCACCCCCAGGGACGGCGCGCAGATCAATATCCAGCCGCAAAATTGAACCTGGAGCATCGATAGTATCTGGTGAAGTTAATTTGTTATGTTATAACATCTCAAATTCAACTCACCGCTCCCGGAGCTCCGAAGATGATCCGTTCCGCATCAGCCGCCGTTCTGCTTGCCGCCCTGGCCGCCTCACCCGCCGCCGCGAGCGAAACCCGTTCCTCCAGCGCCCATGAACATGGTCATGGACAGCTCAATATCGCTATCGAAGGCAACAGCGTGCTGATGGAGCTCGAAATCCCCGGTGCGGATATCGTTGGCTTCGAGCATGAAGCGAAATCCGACGCCGACAAGGCCGCAATGACCGACGCAGAGAAGAAGCTGAAGGACGGCGCCGCGCTGTTCCATTTCCAAGGGGCCACCTGCACTTTCGCGCAGGCACAGGTCGAAGACGGTCACGAGGATCACGGCAAGCAGCCCGCCGCGCAGGAGGAGCAGCATTCCGAATTCCACGTGGCCTACGAGATTTCCTGCGACGACGCCTCCAGGCTCACCGGAATCGAGTTCCCCTTCTTCGCCGTCTTTCCGCATAGCGAGGAGCTCGACGTGACGGTCCTCGGCGCGCAAGGTCAGTTCAAGTATGAGGTGGAGCGCGATACGCCTATGCTCCCCCTTAAGAACTGAACTTCTCTATCCCGGAACGAACCGTGGCAGCCCCCCAACTCCGACCAGACGACAGCTCGCCTGCGATTGCCCTCTCGGGTGTGCAATTCGAATGGAAAGGGACCGGCTTTCGGGTCGCCGTCGACGCGTTCCAGGTTGCACGGGGGGAGCGGGTTCTGCTGCTCGGCCCGTCCGGCGACGGCAAGTCGACCCTGCTGGGCCTGATTTGCGGGATCTCGACGCCGGCCGAGGGGAAGATCGAGATCCTCGGCACGGATCTCGCGGCCCTCTCATCGGCGCGGCGCGACCGTTTCCGGGCGGAGCATATCGGCGTGATCTTCCAGATGTTCAATCTGCTTCCCTATGCCTCGGCACTGGAGAATGTGCGCCTCGGCCTTGCCTTCGCTCCCGGACGCGCCCGCCGCGCAGGCGGGGATGCGGACGCCGCCGACGAGTTGCTGACCCGTCTCGACCTCCCGGAAGGCAAGATGCGGCTCCGCCCGGCCTCCGGTCTCAGCACCGGCCAGCAGCAGCGTGTCGCCGCCGCCCGCGCTTTGATCGGCGGTCCGGAGCTCATCGTCGCGGACGAACCGACCTCGGCGCTGGACGGCGCCAGCCAGGAGCGTTTCCTGGACTTGCTCTTCGCGCAACTCGACAGGCTCGGCGCGAGCCTGCTGATGGTGAGCCACGACGAACGCCTTGCACCGCGCTTCGACCGCGTCGTCCGCACGACCGACGTTCTCAGAACGGAGGCAGCGGCGTGATTCTGCTGAGACTCACTGGACGCTCCATGGCCAACAGGTGGGCGACCGCATTGCTTACCGTGCTCGCTCTCGCGGTCAGCATCGCGCTGTTTCTCGGCGTGGAACGGGTTCGGACCGGGGCCCGCGCCAGTTTCGGCAATACCATATCCGGCACCGACCTGATCGTCGGTGCGCGCAGCGGCGGTGTGCAGCTCATGCTCTATTCCGTGTTTCGGATCGGCAACGCCACCAACAACATGACCTGGGAGAGCTACCGGGACATCGCGCGGCAGCCGGAGGTCGCCTGGACCGTACCGCTCTCCCTCGGCGACAGCCATCGCGGCTTTCGCGTACTCGGCACCACGGAGGCCTATTTCGAGCATTACCGCTTCCGCGGCGGCAGGAAGCTCACGATGCGGGCTGGCGAACCCTTCTCGGACCTGTTTGACGCAACCCTCGGCGCGGACGTGGCAGAGGCGCTCGGCTACAAGGTCGGCGATCCGATCGTCGTCGCGCACGGGCTTGGCGCGATCGGCTTCAGCCGGCACGAGGACATGCCGTTCCGGGTCTCGGGTATTCTCGAGAAGACCGGCACGCCGGTCGACCGGACAGTACATGTCAGCCTCGCCGCGATCGAGGCGATCCATGTCGACTGGCAGAGCGGCGCCCGCATCCCGGGTCAGTCGACCGGGGCCGACGCGGTCCGGCAGATCGATCTGACTCCGAAATCGATCACCGCGGCTCTGGTCGGCGTGACCTCGAAACTGAAGACCTTCAAGCTGCAGCGCTTCATCAACGATTACCCGGAAGAACCGCTGCTCGCCGTGCTGCCGGGCGTCGCGCTGCAGGAGCTCTGGTCGCTCATCGGCGTTGCCGAGACCGCGCTCGCAGGTGTGTCCGCGATGGTCGTGCTGACCGCCGTCATCGGCATGGTCGCGGCCATTCTTTCCAGCCTTGCAGAACGGCGCCGGGAAATGGCGATCCTGCGGTCGGTCGGCGCCGGCCCCGGCACGATCGCGCTGCTGACCGTGCTCGAAGCCACCCTTCTCTCGCTCGCCGGCGCCGTTACGGGAACCGCCCTATTCCTTGCCGGGCTGGGGATCGCCGGACCGTTGGCGGACGAGGCCTTCGGGCTCTACCTGCCCTTCACGCTTCCGACCGCGCGCGAAGTGGCGATCTTGGGAATATTCGTTCTCGCTGGTATCGTTGCAGGGCTGTTTCCTGCCCTGCGCGCATACCGGATATCTCTCGCGGACGGCATGACGATCCGGCAATAGGAGGCTGGTGTGAGCGACTCTTTCGTTATCTCCCGTAGAACTTTCCTCGCGGCCGCAGGGTCTCTTGCAGCGGCGGGCGCGCTTTCTGCCGGCGCCAGAGCGTCGGAGACACCGCGCGACATTCTCTGGGAAGACCTCATACCGAACGCCGACGAGCGCCTCCAGGCGACGATGAACCGCCTGGGTGTGGTCCAGCATGGCGGGGTCCCAGCGCAGACCAGCGACGATTACGGCAAGGATCTGGTGAAGGAGCTGATCGGCCAGAACATCCGCATCGCCGGCTACATCATCCCTCTCGACTATGACGGCGTCGGGGTGAAGGAACTGATCCTGGTGCCCTATGTCGGCGCCTGCATCCACGTGCCGCCGCCACCGCCGAACCAGCTCATCCTCGTGCGCACGGAACAGCCCTACGATCCGCGGGAGATGTTCGAACCGGTGTATGTCGCCGGTACGCTCGGCATCCTGAACGAGACGAACGATCTGGCGGAAGTCGGCTATTCCCTGCAGGCCGACTCGATCGAGCCCTACCAATAGACGGGATCGCAATCGACCGAATTGCACCGACCGCGCGAAGCGTCCTAGACTTGCCTCCCCACCCTTCAGGTGCCGCACACTACATGGGGCACCGCATCACATTCGGGAGCTGTCGCCGCCATGCCGTCCGTCGGGCAAATGCTGTCCTTCATCTATACCGATGATCTCACATCGGCCTCAGCCTTCCTTGCCGAGACCCTCGGATTCCGGCTGGCGCTGAACCAGAACGACCATTGTCATATCTACGAAGTGGCACCGAATGCCTTTCTCGGGGTCTGCACCAACCGTCCGCCGTCAGCCGATCCGGCCGTCACCATTTCCTTCGTCTCGGACGATGTCGACGGATTTTACGAGGAGATGTCGGCGAAAGGCGTCAACTTCGACGGAGCGCCGTCCTACAGCGAGAAGTTCAACGTCTATTCCGCCTTCTTCCGCGGTATCGGCAACTACCGCTTCGAGATTCAGGAGTTTCGGGATCCGTCCTGGCCGAAACCGGTGAAATGAAGCGGTCTTGCACGTTCTGGAGAGTAAGAAATGAGCCGTGAAATCGCGATGATGAGCGCGACCGATCTGATCCAGGCCTATGCGGCCGGAACCCTGTCGCCGGTCGAAGCGACGGAAGCCGCGCTCGGCGCCATCGACCGTCATAACCCACAGCTGAACGCCTTCGTCCATATCGACACCGAGGGTGCTCTGAAGGCGGCGAAAGAGTCCGAGGCGCGCTGGCGCGACGGCCGCCCGTCCGGGCTTGTCGACGGCGTACCGACCACGATCAAGGATCTCGCGGACGTCAAGGGACTGCCGACCCGGCGCGGCTCCAAGACCACCGATCCCGCTTATCGGGCGCCCCAGGACGCACCGTTCGTCGCCCGGCTGCGCGACCACGGCGCCGTCTTCCTCGGAAAGACCGCGACCCCGGAGATCGGCTGGAAAGGCGTCACCGACAGTCCGCTGACCGGGGTTACACGCAACCCGTGGAACCCGGAGAAAACGCCCGGCGGTTCTTCCGGGGGCGCTGCGGCCTGCACCGCGACCGGAATGGGCGCGCTAAACCAGGGCACCGACGGCGGCGGCTCGATCCGCATTCCGGCCGCCTATACCGGCATCTATGGCATCAAGCCAACCTTCGGCCGCGTCCCGCAATATCCGGCGAGCGCGATGGGAACGGTCTCCCATGTCGGCCCGATGACCCGGACCGTCGCGGACGCGGCGCTGATGCTGCAGGTGATGAGCGGGCCGCATGTCGCGGACTGGTATACGGCGCCCGACGACGGATGCGACTTCCGGCGCTTCCCCGCAATCTCTGTCCGCGGCATGCGGATCGCCTTCAGTCCGGATCTCGGCTTCGCGAAGGTCGATCCCGAAATCGCCGGACTTGTGGCCGCAGCCGTAAAGCGTTTCGCCGAACTGGGCGCTCATGTCGAGCAGGTGGAACTGAACCTGGCCTCATCGGCCGAAACCTTCCGGGCCCATTGGTTCACCGGCGCGGCCAACGCCTATAGAGCCCTCACCCCCGCCCAGCGCGAGCTGCTCGACCCCGGTCTTGCTGAAGTTTGCCTGGAGGGCCTTGAAATCACCCTTCCCGAATATCAGGACGCGATCCGGGCGCGGGAACAGCTCGGCTACGACATGAACCGGCTTCTGGACAGCTACGATCTGCTGCTGACGCCTGCCATGCCCACGGCGGCGTTCGACGCGGATATGGAAGTCCCGGCGGAGTCGGGCATGCGGCGCTGGACCGAATGGACGCCATTCTCATACCCCTTCAACCTGACGCAGCAACCGGCCGCCTCCGTGCCCTGCGGCTTCACCTCCGAGGGCCTGCCGGCGGGTCTGCAGATCGTCGGGGCCAAGTACCGCGAGGACAAGGTCTTCGCCGCCAGCGCCGCCTATGAGACGCTGTGTCCCTTCAAGATGCCGACATTGGATTGACGCCGGACGCTCGCGGTCAGGCTGCGAGCGTCGCACCGCGCCGGAGTGCGCGGCCCGGCCGGGCGCCGGTATGGGCGCCACCGCCCCAGACCATCCGTCCGTTGACGAAGACGCTCTCGATGCCGCCCGCGGGTGCCGTCGGCCGGTCGAAATCCGCCCGGTCAATCACCGTCTTTTCATCGAAGACGCAGAGATCGGCATAGTTTCCTTCCGCGACGGTACCGCGCCCCTTGAGCCCGAATTTCTGCGCCGAAAGACCGGTCATGCGCCGCACCGCCTCTTCCAGCGGGAAGAGTTCGAGATCCCGGCAGTAATGGCCGAGCACGCGCGGGAACGTGCCCCAGAGCCGGGGGTGCGG comes from Nisaea sediminum and encodes:
- a CDS encoding alpha/beta fold hydrolase; the protein is MSARIEPIAGRYVHLEIEGRPYRIYFEEAGSGIPLLCLHTAGAHSSQYRHLMCDGAVTDRFRVIAFDLPWHGKSNPPEGWQDEEYKLTSSFYVAAVEAFTEALDLDRPVVMGCSMGGRVVVRLALEKGAALRAVIGLEGSDHPSPWYDNSWLESPEFLRGDFCAALVSGLVAPQSPDEFRWETLWHYYQGGPEVFKGDMHFYRTDSDYARQSATIDTRVCPVFLMTGEYDYSCTPEDTIETAKRIPGAEAIIMKEMGHFPMSENPDAFREQLLPVLARIAGKE
- a CDS encoding cupin domain-containing protein, with translation MTEKHEFLHHVGDEHPFVARGLRSYFEYRDLGIEDASKGDVVSHVIKARDGHNATGAWHVHDCTFQMFYVLKGWAKFEYEGQGVHMIKEGDCVLQPPMIKHREIEHSEDLELIEVVAPANFKTYEVEAPES
- a CDS encoding ABC transporter ATP-binding protein; protein product: MAAPQLRPDDSSPAIALSGVQFEWKGTGFRVAVDAFQVARGERVLLLGPSGDGKSTLLGLICGISTPAEGKIEILGTDLAALSSARRDRFRAEHIGVIFQMFNLLPYASALENVRLGLAFAPGRARRAGGDADAADELLTRLDLPEGKMRLRPASGLSTGQQQRVAAARALIGGPELIVADEPTSALDGASQERFLDLLFAQLDRLGASLLMVSHDERLAPRFDRVVRTTDVLRTEAAA
- a CDS encoding DUF2796 domain-containing protein, with the translated sequence MIRSASAAVLLAALAASPAAASETRSSSAHEHGHGQLNIAIEGNSVLMELEIPGADIVGFEHEAKSDADKAAMTDAEKKLKDGAALFHFQGATCTFAQAQVEDGHEDHGKQPAAQEEQHSEFHVAYEISCDDASRLTGIEFPFFAVFPHSEELDVTVLGAQGQFKYEVERDTPMLPLKN
- a CDS encoding sensor histidine kinase, whose product is MTRAPAAISALAFVVVLAAALYAQLMIEARDNEERAAQHAFARAHIAQNLQNYLDTRFRSIAGLVAQLAMSDATVEEAQFVKLARAFHENFSGVQAVNWVDREGVARWIVPLEGNEAVKDRNLSALDGPGSVIAAVRKDGRPHATGPVTLLQGGRGFAGYFPVARGGETLGLVNVVLRFNDLVDSIAALDPRGRISVGLYHGDAFVAEQSNTPDKPVVSSLSHELTVLDQVYRLEVRAHGSSSGLVSPMIPVLFVNTLFAGALFLALRQIGLLARSEARFRDHAEIVFDYLWETDADQRFTYVSGAFEKIVGRPASDFLGRRLSECDVTGMSEAALREHSATMGQQIPFANFVFFVDRPDGTKSWISSSGKPLYSSSGRFVGYRGADRSIDEQVATERRLRKAWEHAEAANRAKSNFLAGMSHELRTPLNSIIGFSEIIRDQMLGPVGKPQYVEYANDVVTSGRHLLSLVDDVLDLSKIESSTFELSEDEVELATAFDFVCRGFRRLAESRGISLEVEVGENAAYLRADTRLIRQMVMNLVSNAIKFTDRGGKVLILSERDDAECIHIKVRDTGIGIPEEHLARVLEPFVQVRETALLSHEGSGLGLSLVKRFVELHGGAVDLQSVLGEGTTVDLAFPENRSIGR
- the mnmC gene encoding FAD-dependent 5-carboxymethylaminomethyl-2-thiouridine(34) oxidoreductase MnmC — encoded protein: MNGRRGPPDKEGRTISPNLSWQEGSLPFSERFGDVYFSAEDGLAETCHVFLDGNGLPDAWVGRDSFTIGETGFGTGLNFCAVADLWRRTRSPGALLHYVSIEGFPLAAGECRRALERWLEIAEVAGALAERYPDPVPGLHRVHFEEWGIVLTLAVGEAGALLPKLKARIDAWFLDGFAPSRNPEMWREEVLTGIGRLTAKGGTLATFTSAGAVRRGLAAAGFEVTKIPGFGRKREMSVARKQDNAPAGQTDFARLVSPVVERGRNMRIAIVGGGIAGASLVRAFRRRGVTPDLYDAGGVGSGASGNPLALVMPRMDAGDSPAARFHAAAYRYAVEQYGRSDAWDPVGVLVMLEQEASFVRAEKARGHDWHPAARAELLDAAGASDVAGVELDCPGLFHADAGLLGTEKLLRDWMEGTPCVARRVDSLARTGSGLRLLDDRGDILGEADTVILAAGIENGSFSAGDWLPLAPVRGQLSMVPAPGQDDQLRCALSWGGYLSPVRDGIRLLGATHDPVNRIGPGWEDAVTDEDHRRNHSNLPPCLSAFVSSPDATWAGRARLRAVTPDRVPLFGAVPDGMDLRSAFAKPVPRGGPLLPASNILVLGGLGSRGFVTAPLAAELLAARLFGEVWPLEMAAGLAGDPARFAVRAFRQGRLDAFFS
- a CDS encoding SDR family NAD(P)-dependent oxidoreductase, which gives rise to MKDGDFTGRSAIVTGGAKGIGLAVAKRILERGGKVALWDVDADALAARVSELGNPSGLSAATVDVSSEASVAVGHANSVGAIGPIDLLVNSAGIIGPTVPTTSYALPDWKRVIDIDLTGVFLCSKTIAPGMVERGFGRIVNIASIAGKEGTPNAPAYSAAKAGVIAFTKAMSKELVNTGVLINSIAPGPIETEMVANADPKHVEIMISKCPMGRLGTAEEVATMVCWLLSEDCTFNTGACFDLSGGRAVY
- a CDS encoding ABC transporter permease, which gives rise to MANRWATALLTVLALAVSIALFLGVERVRTGARASFGNTISGTDLIVGARSGGVQLMLYSVFRIGNATNNMTWESYRDIARQPEVAWTVPLSLGDSHRGFRVLGTTEAYFEHYRFRGGRKLTMRAGEPFSDLFDATLGADVAEALGYKVGDPIVVAHGLGAIGFSRHEDMPFRVSGILEKTGTPVDRTVHVSLAAIEAIHVDWQSGARIPGQSTGADAVRQIDLTPKSITAALVGVTSKLKTFKLQRFINDYPEEPLLAVLPGVALQELWSLIGVAETALAGVSAMVVLTAVIGMVAAILSSLAERRREMAILRSVGAGPGTIALLTVLEATLLSLAGAVTGTALFLAGLGIAGPLADEAFGLYLPFTLPTAREVAILGIFVLAGIVAGLFPALRAYRISLADGMTIRQ
- a CDS encoding YcgN family cysteine cluster protein, whose protein sequence is MTVESEIRDRPYWKSTPLEEMSGEQWEALCDGCGKCCLVKLIDDVTDELHYTDVACRLLDCHSCRCKDYPNRKAKVPDCVILTPKLLEDLVWMPSTCAYRLVKEGKDLPFWHPLVCGDPEMVHEAGISVRGRAVSEDLVPDEQLIEHIVEWAE